The DNA segment CCGTTAATGGCTGTGCCTCCAACACAAACTCGTAGTTATCAAAGAACAACCACTTCTTCCCGTTTTGTTGAAAGGAAACGGGGAACGATTCATATCTTCCATCATAATAAGAAACCGAACGAGCACTATCCATCACATCAGATTCTGCAATCCACTTCTGGATCAGCTCTCCATGTGCCTCACTCGAATTGTCCAGCACATCAAAGAAAGCCTCCACGTGCTCATCATCTACATCCTGATCCGGATGGTTTGAGACCAACTGCTTCTTCACCGCAGCCTGATCCCGCTCCGCTACTGCCTCAAGAAAGGAATCAAGTACATTCTCCTTATCTGCAGCGGCCTGCCCACTAAAGAAAAGGATGCCTCCAAGAACAACTCCACTGCCTCCAATGACATACCACTTTGTTCGACTCGCTTTCGGCCCCTTCGCCTCGCGTGTCTTCCCTCCGTTCAAATTCGCTCCGCACTTTGTACAAAAGCGTGAACTCTCACTTATTTGACCCTGACACTTAGGACATGTTTTCATATGGATCACTCCAGACTCACCCGGTAAATTTGATTCCATTTTTATACCAATTCATTATACTAAATGGCTCTTTATGATCAACCTATATGACGAAAATTGGTAAAAAGGTTATTACTATAGAAATAAATTCTGAGCATTCGACAAAATCCCACCAAACGAAAGTCCTGCCTCATTCTCCAACCAAAGGAGGGGACGGCAGGATCTGCGTATAGTAAAAAAACACCCCTATCTAAATAGAGGTGTCTTCAAACCTTACTCTATCTCAAATCCATTCTGTCTACTTTCTGTACAGTTTGCATAACTATAATCACTGCTACAGCAGCTAGGATCGCCGGTAGATAGAGTAGATTGATAAGCGAGAACTCCGTGCCTAAGGACGAGTTCGTGATCAAAATGATGATCAGGGAGGAGACAATGGTTGCTGGAACGGAGTGTTTGCGCATGCCGAAGTATACGGGCACAAGTGAGGTTCCTGCAGCAACAATATTAAAGAGCATCATACTAAGTAGTTCTGGCCAAATGGATTGGCTGGTTAGATTTAGATGATCAGCAAAACCAAACAACTCATTTAGCCCGATAAAGCTCCCTACAACAACAAGGGTAGAGATCACCATTGCACTCAAGGTCAATGCAAAGATGAGAAGGATCTTTGCGATCATGAGACTTTTCCGATTGATAGGATATGAAAAAAGAACAAGACTGGTGCGGTTCTTAAATTCGTCAATGACTAATTTAGAAATAAGCACTGCGGCGAACACGATGAATGTGGCGCGAATGAGGATGCCACTCGTCATGTAAAAATCACTCGCTGTCCGGTAGACGACCTCACCTTCTAGTTGTTCAACATAAATGAGAAGGATTAGCATGCTAACAATTAGTACGTTTGCAAGAATGGATCCTTTAATGAACCAGGCAATTGGATGTTTTTTTAATTCTAGCTTCATTAAATACTTCATGATTTTACCCCCGGCTTAGCTAGACCCACTCTTTTTATAAAATAGTCCTCAAGTGTAGTTTGTTTCGTTTGAATGGATAGAATGTCGATGTCTTCCATTATCAAGGCTTTGGAGATTTGAGCACGAGTGATCTGAGTCTCAAAGATTCGAATAGCTTGCTGGTCAACCACCTTAAAGTTTGTGATTTTCAGTTGATCATGTAGGGTTAATGCTGCTTTATTTGGTTGATTAGTGACAAGCTCAATATACTCTGTATTTTGTTCCTTCAGTTTTTTCATTGAGGTCTCTTCAAGTAACTTGCCGTCCTTTATTAAACAAATGGTATCGGCAATTTGCTCGATTTCTCCGATAATATGACTAGAAATCAGGATCGTCATTCCGTATTCACGGTTCAGCCGTTGAAAGAGCTGCCTCATTGAATGGATACCTTCTGGGTCCAGGCCATTAATGGGTTCATCTAAAATTAACAGATCCGGCTTGGTGAGAATTGCTCGTGCTACACAGAGTCGTTGCCTCATTCCAAGAGAGAAGTCTTTCGGACGTTTGTCTCGTGCATCCTTTAAACCGACCTGTTCAAGGGCCTCATCAATAGAATGGTTATTGTGGTAACCCATATACGCACAGTGTAGTTCAAGATTTTCATACGCAGTCATTTTCTCATAAAAAATCGGATACTCAATCATGCTACCAATTCGACTTAGATAGGAAAACGATCCTTCTTTAATCATTTCACCAAATACAAAGATCTCTCCACTAGTTGGCTTAATGAGATTCGTCAGCATTTTCATGATCGTGGATTTCCCTGCTCCATTTGAACCAAGAAAGCCATAAATCTCGCCTTTTTTTATGTTTAAAGACATGTCTGATACAACGTTTTGTCCAGCATATCTTTTCGTTACATCTCGTGTTTGCACAATGTATTCCATCTTGTCTCCTCCTTCACTTCTATGAGCTTATTGTAGGGCCTAAGCATTTCATTTCTCTTAAGCAAATCTCACAAAAGTCTCAAGAAAAGAAGGAGCCACCCCGGGTTCGCTTTAATGTGCAAGTAAAGGATGTTTTTTCATACGGAATGGAATGAACAGTAATGCTCCCTTTCATCTGTTCAATCAACCGCTTAGTGATCGTTAATCCAAGCCCACTTCCTTGGAAATCCTTGTTTCTCGATTCCTCCAATGTAAACATCCGCTCAAAGATTAACTCTTGATCTGATTCGCGAATACCCGCACCACGATCAAATAATTCAAGGGAGACGGTGGTTTCAGACTCTATTAGCCGAAGTCCGATGACTCCTCCATCTGCTCCGTAACGCAGCGCATTAGAGATTAAATTATCAAACACCCGTTTTAGTGCGTCTACATTTGCAAGCACATACACGGCGTGGTCTGGAAGATCAAGTTCCACCTCAAGTCCACGGCTTTCAATCATGTCATAAAAACGTAGCAGCTGCTGCTTACAGACCTCCGTCGCATTTACTTCAGCGAGCTCGATCTCAACATCCCCTGCCTCAAGCTTCGCTAGATCAAAAAAGGTTTGAATAAATGCAATCATCTCATTCACTTTTTCTTCCACTTGCGTAAGGATCCGTATACGCTCTGCCTCAGATTGCCCTGGCTGCATTTGCAGCATTTCCACATACCCTGCAATAACGGTTAACGGTGTTTTCACATCGTGTGAAATGTTTGAGAGCATACGTTTCATGGACTGTTCCATCTGAACAAACTGTCCTCTTTGTGCCCTGTTGCTTTCAACAAACTGGTTTAATTGATTTAATAGCTCAATGATCTGTACATCATCGGTTCTTACAAGAAACAGCTGGCTATCGTCGGAGTGAACCGATTCTTCTAGCTGACGAGTGATCTTTGTAAGCTCTCTTCTTCTCATTCGATTTACATAAGATAGATAGAATATAGCCGCAATTAATCCCATGATCACCAAGAGTAGAAAGATAATCATTTGAACTCACCAAGCTTGTAGCCAATTCCCCAAACCGTTTTGATATAAGCTGGTTTAGCAAGATCGTTCTCGATCTTTTCTCGCAATCTGCTTACATGTACATTGATAACATGCTCATCGCCATAATAATGATCGTCCCATACAGCCTGGTAGATTTGCTCCTTGGTCAGCACCCGCTTTTGATTCTCAAGTAACAGCTTTAAGATCTTCCATTCCTTTGATGTAAGTGAAATCTCATCTCCGTTTTTCCTTACGACCAATCCATCCAAGTCCATCTCCAGCTCGTGAACACGAAGGACCGATGGAGTCTGCTCATCACTCTCTTGATACGTTGTAGAACGGCGGATGACTGCTTTTACCCGCGCTACAAGCTCAATCATAGAGAACGGCTTCGTCACATAATCATCCGCTCCAAATCCTAGACCTAACGCCTTATCCGCATCACCATCCTTGGCTGACATAATGATGACTGGTGTATAGCTTTTCTCTCTTAGCTGCTGAAGCACATCCATACCATTTAGCTCAGGTAGCATCAAATCAAGTAAGACTAGATCATAGGATTCTTGTCTCATCTTCATCACAGCCTCAGTTCCTGTAAACGCCGTATTCACACGAAACCCTTCATTCACTAGATACGTTCGAACCATGTCGCTAATCGCTCGGTCATCCTCTACTAACAAAATCTGTCCCATTTCAATAAACGCCTCTTCTCATCATTGTCTGTCTCTTAAAAATAAACCAACCTTCATAACAAAGACAACATAGAGTTTATCCTCTCCTTTTAAACAAACGTTTATTTAGTATTAAAAATAAGATATTGTAAGCGCAACCTCTTAATTCTACGTAAGTGTCATGTCAGACTTAGGATGCACTTTTAAGACCAGATCTCAAAATACCTTTCAATCGTCGTGATGCTTTCGTTATACTTTTCGTGGAAGTGCCCACACATTCTTACAGATCAAACCAAATTTAACCTTACCCTATCAAATACCTAGATTTACTGTTTTTTAAGGAGATGAACCATTATTTTTTATTATCGTTTAACGTTTAACAACGGAAATAAATATTACTTTAAGTCAACTACTTATCTTGAAACCCCGCATCGGATTATCCATTTTGCGATTGATAGTGGATTTATGTACAAAAATGATCGAACGCTCGTTCGAACAGCACGGCGCGTTCGCTCCGATCAAGTCACTGAGCCAGTCAAACGTATTTAAATAAAAACGGGCACTTCCACACATAAAAACCAGCCTATCTCTACATAGGCTGGTTTCTGTTTCCCTTATACGGCTTGCGCTTCCTCAATAATCTCTAAAAGCACACCCTTCACAATTAACCGTTGCTCCCCCGACAACGTGCATGTAATCAATGTAATTTCCGCTTCATCTGAATCATCGAGCACATCTAGTTGAGTAGGCTCAACGATTGAGATGCTGTTCACTTCATACACATACGTTTTTCCATCGGAAGTTAAACGAACTTCATCCCCATCACTTACGTTTGAAAGTTGTCTGAAATGACGATCTCCACGATACCCGCGATGACCGGCAATGCTGAAGTTTCCGTCTCCAGGTGTTTGATTCGGATTGATCTGAGTTAAAGCAAGGGCGAGATTTTCTTCTGTCGTTTCTCCGAGAACATATTGTTTAAGCTCAATAGAAGGAATTTCAAGCGTCTTAACCTCTTTTAATTCTTCCTCTGTCCACTGTGTAGTCAGCTCCTGGCTTGATCCATGGAGAGGATCCACTTCAAGTGAGGCAAGTGCGCCTTCAAGTGCCGATACACCTTTTGTTTGCTGCCACTCATGGTAGAGAGGAATGGAGACAAACACCATTCCTACTACGATGAGAGCAAGCCCGATTAGTGACTTCCCTTTTCTCAAGAGAGCTCCCTACTTTCCGGTTACTTTTCTTGAACGTCTGCTTTGAATCATCACTCCCGCTCCAATCAGAATGAGTAGCACCCCTGCAAAAAGATACATGAGATAAGCTTGCTCTCCTGTTTGAGGAAGAGTACCTGCTTTTGATCCTGACGCCGGAGTGGCTGCTCCTGCTTTCGGACCGTTCACTACAGGAACAATATTGTTCTGACCGTTGTTCCCTGTATTGTTTGATGGAGCTGGTGGCTCAGTAGGTTCACCAGGTGTCCCAGGTGTTTCTGGTGTTTCTGGTGTTTCTGGTGTTTCTGGTGTTTCTGGTGTTTCTGGTGTTTCTGGTGTTTCTGGTGTTTCTGGTGTTTCTGGTGTTTCTGGTGTTTCTGGTGTTTCTGGTGTTTCTGGTGTTTCTGGTGTTTCTGGTGTTTCTGGTGTTTCTGGTGTTTCTGGTGTTTCTGGTTCACACGGATTTCCTGGCTCTCCTGGTTCTCCTGGCTCTCCTGGGTTACCCGGCTCCCCTGGTTCTCCTGGTTCTCCTGGGTTACCCGGCTCTCCTGGCTCTCCTGGTTCTCCTGGGTTACCCGGCTCTCCCGGCTCTCCTGGCTCTCCCGGCTCTCCTGGTTCACACGGATTTTCTGGTTCTACTGGCTCACACGGATTCCCTGGTTCTCCTGGCTCTCCTGGTTCTCCTGGTTCTCCAGGGTTACCCGGTTCCCCTGGTTCTCCCGGTTCTCCTGGCTCTCCCGGTTCTCCTGGATTCCCCGGCACGCAAGGTTCTTCTGGTACTTCTGGTGTACGTGCATTTGTAATGATGCGTTCGATGACTTCGGTGCTGGCCACCCCAACCTCAATCACATGTCGAGTTGGGTCTAGCTCATAACCTGTTGGTGCTTGTGTTTCGATTAACACATAGGTTCCTGGTGCAAGTTGTTCTTGGAATTCTCCATTTTCATCTGTCTGTAAATAGCCTTTAATGATGTTCCCATTTTCATCTTCTAAACGGAAAATCGCTCCTTCGAGTGTACGCTGTTCGTCGTTCTCATCCACTTTAACAATTTTTACCGTTCCCTGTTGTAGTGTGTTTTCAAATGTCTTTTCTACAACGGTTTGCTGGTTCTTCTCAATCGTAAATGTGATTGGTGTTTCGTCTAATTCATAATGCTCTGGTGCTTTGGTTTCCACTAATTGATAGTTTCCTGGTGCAAGCTGATCAAGTTTCAGCTGTCCGTTCTTATCTGTCACTAAGCCTGTTTCAAGCTCAGTACCTTCTCCATCAAGCAATGTAAATTCAGCGCCTGTGAGCGTTACATTAGGATCAACCGAATCTACCTTCTCCAATACAAATGATCCTGGAGTCAGTGTATTTTCCGCTTGCAGCACAAGTGCGGCATCCTGACTTTTCACCACTTCAAATGCAATTGGTGCATCGTCTAGTACATATCCAACTGGTGCTTTCACTTCGACAAACTGATAGCTGCCTGGCTTCAAATCACTTACGGCAATTCGTCCATTCTCATCTGTCGTTAGTGATTCAATGACCACATCTCCATCAGATGTTTCCAATCGGAACTCTGCTCCCTCAAGGGCTGAACCATCAACACTATCGACTTTTTCAAGAACAACGCCGCCCTTCGCAAGTGTGTTCTCTGCCGTAATGACAACCGCTTCTTCTTGCCCTTTTTCTACAACCACTTCATACTCTGATTCTTCTAGCACATAGTGCTCAGGTGCTTTCGTTTCCACAAAATAATACGTGCCTAGAACAAGCCCATCCACCACGATGCGTCCAAACTCATTTGTTACTAGATTTTCGTGGACTGTCTCGCGATCAGCGTTTTCTAACGTAAACTCCGCTCCAGCCAGTGTGACCTCTGGATTGTCAGCATCTACCTTTACAAGCGCCACAGAACCTGGTGCAAGTGTATTGGTAAATGACTTTTCAGCCACGGTTTGCTGACCTTTTTCAATTGTAAAAATGATTGGTGTTTCGTTTAATACATAGTTCGTTGGTGCTTTGGTTTCAACTAATTGATAATCACCCGGAGGTAAGTTCTCAATGGTTAACTGACCATTTTCATCGGTTGTGAGACCTGTTTGAAGCTCTTCACCTGACTCATCAAGTAGCTTGAATTCTGCTCCTGCAAGTGTCAGTGACTCATCAACAGAATCTACTTTAGATAATGTAAATGATCCTGGTGTTAATGTGTTTTCCTTCGTAAGCGTTGGTACCTCAGCTTGACTGCGCTCAACGGTTACTGGAATTGGCGTTGCATCCAGCTCATATCCAAATGGTGCTTCAACTTCCACTACCACGTACTCACCTGGTAATACATTTGCGAAGTTCACTACGCCTTCTTCATTTGTCACTTCTGTAGCGACTATAGCCCCATTTTGATCTTGAAGCTCAAAAACAGCTCCAGGTAGGACGATAGAAGAATTGAGACTGTCGGTTTTCACTAATGACACCTGACCGCGAATCAGTTCATTGGTGACCGGCACTTTTTCTACTGTCGTTGTTTCACTACGTTTAATTTCAAACGGAATTGGTGTTGCATCTACTTCAAAATCCGTTGGTGCTTTTGTTTCAACAAAGTAATAGCTTCCTGGTGCAAGACCTTCCACAACCAGTTTGCCTTCCTCGTTTGTCACAAGATCTTTTTGTACAAGATTACTCTCTGCATCAAACAAGCTAAATGTTGCTCCTGCTAGCGTTTCGCTTGAATCATGTTTGTTCACTTTAATCAATTCAACTGATCCCGGAACGAGCGTGTTTGTTGCTTTAACCACTTTCACTTCTTCTTGACTCTTTATTATTTCAAATGGATATGGTTCATCATTCAGTACATAATCAGCTGGTGCTTTGATCTCTACAAACTGATACGATCCCGGCTTCAGCCCTTCGACTACAATGCGTCCATTCCCATCTGTGACGAGTGTTTCTTCAATTACTCTCCCATCTGATGTTTCTAAGCGGAACTCAGCTCCCGCAAGCTTCTCACCTGATCCATCGTCTTCTTTTTCAAGAACAACAGATCCAGTTTTTAGCTTGTTCTCAGCCGTAAACGTTGCTGCATCCTCTTGGCCTTTTTCGACCTTCACTTCAATCTTTGATGCATCTAGCTCATAATCAGTCGGTGCTTTGGTTTCTACGAAATAGTAGGTACCCGGCGCAAGATCTCCGACCACAATCCGACCGTTCTCATCTGTGACAAGATCTTCTTTAATGACCTCATCATCCGCGTCTACAAGTTTGAATTCTGCTCCAGCTAGCGTAACCGCCTCATCATCAGCATCTACCTTCACTAAAGCAACGGAACCTGGATTTAATGTGTTTGTGACTGGAACAAGTTCAATTTTCACTTGCCCACGATCAATCGTAAACGAGATGTGCTCTCTATTTTCTTGATAAAAATCAGGTGCACTTGTTTCAACAAAGTAATAGTCGCCTGGCTTCAGGTCATGAACCTCAAGCTGCCCATTCTCATCTGTCACAAGCTCAGTTTGAAGCTCTTCTCCACCACTTGTGAATAGGCTAAATACGGCTCCTGCAAGTGCTGTGCCATCCTTGTCATCTGTTTTCTCAAGTAAAACAGATCCCGGTGTCAGGTAGTTCTTCACTGTTTCCTCAAACTGTACCTTAGTCTTTTCACTTGGTTTAATCTCAAATGCAATTGGGTCTTTCAGCTTCTCATAATTCGCAGGTGCTTGCGTTTCAACCAGCTCGTATTTACCTGGTGCAAGGCCTGTAATTTCAAGATGTCCAGCTGCATTGGTTTCAAGTCCTTCGCGTAGCGCGTTGCCCTTTTCATCTAATAGAGTAAACACAGCCCCAGCAAGAGCCGAGTGATCCTCTCCATCTACCTTCTTGATTTTCGCACTACCAGTAATAAGCGTGTTTTTCTTATCTGGTAGCTTCACAGTCTCTGTTTCTCCAGCCTTCACTGTGAAATCAATTGGTGTGTTATCAAGCTGATAGTGTTGTGGTGCCTGTGTTTCAATCAATTGATAGGTGCCCGGTCGAAGATTTGTCAGCTCAACCACACCATTTTCGTTAGACTTCACATCCTCCTGTACCACTTGACCATCTTTCGTAACGAGCTTAAAGACTGCTGCTTCTAGTCCATCGCCAGTCACTGAGTCGATTTTCTTTAGTGTTGCAGATCCTTTTTGAATTTCATTGGTTTTCTGAACCTTTGTTACTTCTGTTTGTTTCTCTTCAATGTTAAATTCAATCGGTTTGTCATCTAATACATAGTCTTGCGGTGCTTTTGTTTCAATGAAGCGGTAAGTCCCTTTTTCAAGATCCTCGTAGAATATTTTTCCCTCTTCTACTTTCAGGTTCCGAGATACGACTTCCCACTTATCACCTTGTTTCTTTTCTAAGGTGAACTCTGCACCATTTAGCGCTTCTTTTGTTTCTTGGTCTACTTTTGTGAGTTCGACGTGTCTAGTAATCTTCTTGTTTTTAACCTTAAATGGTTTTTTTGTATCTTTGGTAAATTCGATGGTTTTTCCATTTTTCTCGTCAATCCCGACCGCATATCCTTCTGGTGCCTGGTCTTCCTTCAGGATATACGTATCGTAACGAAGGTTGTTAAAGCGGACAATGCCATCCTTACCAGTTGTACCAGTGCGCAGAGCGAATTCTCCTGTGCGATCATAAAGAGTAAATGTTGCTTCTGGTAACACTTTACCAGTCTTAGCATCTATCTTCTTCACTTCGATATTTCCGCGTTCTCCGCTTCCCGAACCGCCACCTGTTGTGAGATTTACTTTAATGCTTTTATTTGATTCCACCATCTCATTAGTAATTTGTTCACCATTAAACTTAGCTTTGTTCGTAAGAGTCTCTCCATCAACTGCGTCGATATACGATTGATACTCTAAAATGTAGGCAGATGTCATTCTGTGTTTAAACGAAAGCTCAAAACGTTGCGATCCATCATCTTCTGTTTTGATCACAAGATTGTAATCCTCGCCTTCCTTAAGCACATCGCCCTTAGAAACATTTCCATTCGTATCAACGTTTGTTGCATACAGCTTAAATGATTCCTTCACTAAGCTTTGCTTACTGCTCTGTTCATCACTTACGACAGCATTGGATACAGTTGATTGAGCAAAATTAATATCAATCTTCCAGTTGATCATTGCACCATTCTGTCCGCCGGTCTTGTTGACGTAACTGCCACCATGGTTGATGCTAACACGTGCGTCGAGGTTAAAGACTTGATCTCTACTTGTGACAACGGCACGGTTATCATAGTGACTAACGATTAGTTGTTCATCCAGGCTTGTTTTGTAATCAATCCAATAGGAATCAGATCGTTCACCCGGGAATGTCACAACAAACTCGTTACCTTCTACTTTTAATTGATAGTCTTTACCTTCTGTTAATAAGTCTCCTTTACTAACACCATTTCCACCGCCAGTTAATTTCATTTTATAGACGGTAATCGTTTCAGGAAGTAGCTTTTGACCACCCTGGATTTCATCTCTCACTTCGATATCCTTCAGATTTTTGAGGTCGTAGTTCACACCGACTTCCCAAGAAATTTCTTTGGTTGTGGCGTTGTATCTACCGTTTTTAAAGCCATTGTTACGTGTGTAACGATCCGGGTCAAAACGTGCATGTGCATCCTTCTTTACTGTTTCA comes from the Alkalihalobacillus sp. FSL W8-0930 genome and includes:
- a CDS encoding ABC transporter permease, giving the protein MKYLMKLELKKHPIAWFIKGSILANVLIVSMLILLIYVEQLEGEVVYRTASDFYMTSGILIRATFIVFAAVLISKLVIDEFKNRTSLVLFSYPINRKSLMIAKILLIFALTLSAMVISTLVVVGSFIGLNELFGFADHLNLTSQSIWPELLSMMLFNIVAAGTSLVPVYFGMRKHSVPATIVSSLIIILITNSSLGTEFSLINLLYLPAILAAVAVIIVMQTVQKVDRMDLR
- a CDS encoding ABC transporter ATP-binding protein, yielding MEYIVQTRDVTKRYAGQNVVSDMSLNIKKGEIYGFLGSNGAGKSTIMKMLTNLIKPTSGEIFVFGEMIKEGSFSYLSRIGSMIEYPIFYEKMTAYENLELHCAYMGYHNNHSIDEALEQVGLKDARDKRPKDFSLGMRQRLCVARAILTKPDLLILDEPINGLDPEGIHSMRQLFQRLNREYGMTILISSHIIGEIEQIADTICLIKDGKLLEETSMKKLKEQNTEYIELVTNQPNKAALTLHDQLKITNFKVVDQQAIRIFETQITRAQISKALIMEDIDILSIQTKQTTLEDYFIKRVGLAKPGVKS
- a CDS encoding sensor histidine kinase translates to MIIFLLLVIMGLIAAIFYLSYVNRMRRRELTKITRQLEESVHSDDSQLFLVRTDDVQIIELLNQLNQFVESNRAQRGQFVQMEQSMKRMLSNISHDVKTPLTVIAGYVEMLQMQPGQSEAERIRILTQVEEKVNEMIAFIQTFFDLAKLEAGDVEIELAEVNATEVCKQQLLRFYDMIESRGLEVELDLPDHAVYVLANVDALKRVFDNLISNALRYGADGGVIGLRLIESETTVSLELFDRGAGIRESDQELIFERMFTLEESRNKDFQGSGLGLTITKRLIEQMKGSITVHSIPYEKTSFTCTLKRTRGGSFFS
- a CDS encoding response regulator transcription factor; translated protein: MGQILLVEDDRAISDMVRTYLVNEGFRVNTAFTGTEAVMKMRQESYDLVLLDLMLPELNGMDVLQQLREKSYTPVIIMSAKDGDADKALGLGFGADDYVTKPFSMIELVARVKAVIRRSTTYQESDEQTPSVLRVHELEMDLDGLVVRKNGDEISLTSKEWKILKLLLENQKRVLTKEQIYQAVWDDHYYGDEHVINVHVSRLREKIENDLAKPAYIKTVWGIGYKLGEFK
- a CDS encoding class D sortase; amino-acid sequence: MRKGKSLIGLALIVVGMVFVSIPLYHEWQQTKGVSALEGALASLEVDPLHGSSQELTTQWTEEELKEVKTLEIPSIELKQYVLGETTEENLALALTQINPNQTPGDGNFSIAGHRGYRGDRHFRQLSNVSDGDEVRLTSDGKTYVYEVNSISIVEPTQLDVLDDSDEAEITLITCTLSGEQRLIVKGVLLEIIEEAQAV
- a CDS encoding SpaA isopeptide-forming pilin-related protein; this translates as MKKKGMILLLALLFVFQPVLASSGIALAEESDNPNELNVEVDLVNGEETSLQEQTVSKEDAFKTLINVSSEASENDGTEEVEVPQEVTLTGETSGDLHTEDGTVIGTYEVVNQKIALTILPQEAAFVGVISLDSKWNEEKVEELSGAQDLLFKWSTDEQKLNVTFEEVVEEEAVEEEAAEEEVKEEEQEAAEEEEVKEEAQEEAAEEEVKEEEQEEAAEEKVKEEEQEEAAEEEVKEEEAEGDESAEATKEEQEAEEAEDEEVSIAAAAVVTEITENIITNVELKNAEGKPIHRDDNPDYRPVRGSVANIYMNWELPNGHGYASGSTFTFELPEEFEVFNVVSGNLDFDGDSVGTFTLAMDNTVVVTFNETIEQLSNIKGTLYFQTKITEKLEGTVEREIVFKIFDQVIKTIPVLFETPKGADLSKKGTADRAYNAQNISWTVDFNKSLSTLKEATLKDTLGENLTLSPGTVKVYKLNVNVDGSVSQGEELDSSKYTVNEEKVEISFNEELKHAYRVVYETAITDRVATQYKNDVVLTSDQGELKAHATVETRRGKALEKRNASYNSNSQTVTWEIMYNYNERSINQKDALLADVLPDSHELISDSVKVEEVTINENGGEGEKKVVTNYSVIPTNDGFDLQFTEDIQNAYKITYKTKSKERQIDSKELVNTVTNGGETGTGRQWTNQEVINKWHSHINYTNKTARWNIGLNRDSYEMREVVIHDTFLNKGLTLRTDEFKDTIRIKKIETGEFLVKDQDYFFTVNEDTGFTLTFKDPVKVPYEISYETDFRYDGLTNKNGEFENQAKVTWVNEKGETVKKDAHARFDPDRYTRNNGFKNGRYNATTKEISWEVGVNYDLKNLKDIEVRDEIQGGQKLLPETITVYKMKLTGGGNGVSKGDLLTEGKDYQLKVEGNEFVVTFPGERSDSYWIDYKTSLDEQLIVSHYDNRAVVTSRDQVFNLDARVSINHGGSYVNKTGGQNGAMINWKIDINFAQSTVSNAVVSDEQSSKQSLVKESFKLYATNVDTNGNVSKGDVLKEGEDYNLVIKTEDDGSQRFELSFKHRMTSAYILEYQSYIDAVDGETLTNKAKFNGEQITNEMVESNKSIKVNLTTGGGSGSGERGNIEVKKIDAKTGKVLPEATFTLYDRTGEFALRTGTTGKDGIVRFNNLRYDTYILKEDQAPEGYAVGIDEKNGKTIEFTKDTKKPFKVKNKKITRHVELTKVDQETKEALNGAEFTLEKKQGDKWEVVSRNLKVEEGKIFYEDLEKGTYRFIETKAPQDYVLDDKPIEFNIEEKQTEVTKVQKTNEIQKGSATLKKIDSVTGDGLEAAVFKLVTKDGQVVQEDVKSNENGVVELTNLRPGTYQLIETQAPQHYQLDNTPIDFTVKAGETETVKLPDKKNTLITGSAKIKKVDGEDHSALAGAVFTLLDEKGNALREGLETNAAGHLEITGLAPGKYELVETQAPANYEKLKDPIAFEIKPSEKTKVQFEETVKNYLTPGSVLLEKTDDKDGTALAGAVFSLFTSGGEELQTELVTDENGQLEVHDLKPGDYYFVETSAPDFYQENREHISFTIDRGQVKIELVPVTNTLNPGSVALVKVDADDEAVTLAGAEFKLVDADDEVIKEDLVTDENGRIVVGDLAPGTYYFVETKAPTDYELDASKIEVKVEKGQEDAATFTAENKLKTGSVVLEKEDDGSGEKLAGAEFRLETSDGRVIEETLVTDGNGRIVVEGLKPGSYQFVEIKAPADYVLNDEPYPFEIIKSQEEVKVVKATNTLVPGSVELIKVNKHDSSETLAGATFSLFDAESNLVQKDLVTNEEGKLVVEGLAPGSYYFVETKAPTDFEVDATPIPFEIKRSETTTVEKVPVTNELIRGQVSLVKTDSLNSSIVLPGAVFELQDQNGAIVATEVTNEEGVVNFANVLPGEYVVVEVEAPFGYELDATPIPVTVERSQAEVPTLTKENTLTPGSFTLSKVDSVDESLTLAGAEFKLLDESGEELQTGLTTDENGQLTIENLPPGDYQLVETKAPTNYVLNETPIIFTIEKGQQTVAEKSFTNTLAPGSVALVKVDADNPEVTLAGAEFTLENADRETVHENLVTNEFGRIVVDGLVLGTYYFVETKAPEHYVLEESEYEVVVEKGQEEAVVITAENTLAKGGVVLEKVDSVDGSALEGAEFRLETSDGDVVIESLTTDENGRIAVSDLKPGSYQFVEVKAPVGYVLDDAPIAFEVVKSQDAALVLQAENTLTPGSFVLEKVDSVDPNVTLTGAEFTLLDGEGTELETGLVTDKNGQLKLDQLAPGNYQLVETKAPEHYELDETPITFTIEKNQQTVVEKTFENTLQQGTVKIVKVDENDEQRTLEGAIFRLEDENGNIIKGYLQTDENGEFQEQLAPGTYVLIETQAPTGYELDPTRHVIEVGVASTEVIERIITNARTPEVPEEPCVPGNPGEPGEPGEPGEPGEPGNPGEPGEPGEPGEPGNPCEPVEPENPCEPGEPGEPGEPGEPGNPGEPGEPGEPGNPGEPGEPGEPGNPGEPGEPGEPGNPCEPETPETPETPETPETPETPETPETPETPETPETPETPETPETPETPETPETPETPETPETPGTPGEPTEPPAPSNNTGNNGQNNIVPVVNGPKAGAATPASGSKAGTLPQTGEQAYLMYLFAGVLLILIGAGVMIQSRRSRKVTGK